The following proteins come from a genomic window of Frankia casuarinae:
- a CDS encoding IucA/IucC family protein has protein sequence MTGDRPQSEAIADATIADEIVTETLLRCWVRETGVRLPADARTLGIDLPASGLSVRATLTHHSPAGWHGFGPPRLVCAAREPAPVDAGLLAALLVREVVTRDGLPPALGAQALGRIIDSAGWIASCLAARGPGPDPATIPPFLAAEQALITGHPFHPAAKSRQGASPEALATYSPEVGGSFALHWFAAHPSVVTVSGSTTTRSGGRDQALGTNGRGLIRLLADLAREDAGAEEPKSDLSAASGSGPDRHGPPGLTGSPRTGGRDRPDIPAGYVVVPAHPWQADEVSRREPVAELLADGRLIDLGVSGHRWYPTSSLRTVWRPEIPVMLKLSLGMRITNSRRVLQLDELRLGAMTARLIDAGLGAALAARHPNFRLIGEPGWVAVTRPGGEGRPRTGPATPLRIGSGERRDGGRDEDGVGLETAVRVNPFGSVDRVVCAAALIAPRPERTTDSRGRARTAMLPRILTTLAGSLSDPLPTLTDAWFDRYLTVVAAPVVDLYLHFGIGVEAHLQNTLVTLDAAGWPIAGWYRDSQGYYVATSATAEVQQLLPGFGTGLNAIFDDALVAERTIYYLFVNNVFALAGALGVAGVADERRLLGRVRGLLHRLDEDGPRGRGLRPPAARRALITRLLDSPTLPCKANLRTCVDGRDELVGPVATQSVYVPIPNPLLEAS, from the coding sequence GCTGGGTGCGGGAGACAGGCGTCCGGTTACCGGCAGACGCCCGGACGCTCGGCATCGACCTACCCGCATCCGGCCTGTCCGTTCGGGCGACGTTGACGCACCACTCCCCGGCCGGATGGCACGGGTTCGGACCACCACGCCTGGTTTGCGCGGCCCGCGAACCAGCCCCGGTGGACGCGGGCCTGCTCGCCGCGCTGCTCGTCCGAGAGGTCGTCACGCGGGATGGGCTACCGCCGGCCCTCGGCGCCCAGGCGCTGGGAAGGATCATCGATTCCGCCGGCTGGATCGCGAGCTGCCTCGCGGCCCGCGGTCCCGGGCCGGACCCGGCCACCATCCCCCCGTTCCTCGCCGCGGAGCAGGCCCTGATCACCGGTCATCCGTTCCATCCGGCGGCCAAGAGTCGCCAGGGGGCTTCGCCGGAGGCACTGGCCACCTACTCTCCGGAAGTCGGCGGGTCCTTTGCGCTGCACTGGTTCGCAGCCCATCCCTCCGTGGTGACCGTCTCGGGCAGTACGACGACCCGCTCCGGAGGGCGGGACCAGGCCCTCGGCACGAACGGCCGGGGCCTGATCCGGCTGCTGGCGGATCTGGCCAGGGAAGACGCTGGGGCCGAGGAGCCGAAGTCCGACCTCTCGGCCGCGTCCGGTTCCGGACCAGACCGACATGGCCCACCCGGGCTCACGGGGTCCCCTCGGACCGGCGGACGCGATCGCCCGGACATTCCCGCCGGTTACGTCGTGGTACCCGCGCATCCCTGGCAGGCGGACGAGGTCAGCAGGCGGGAACCGGTCGCCGAGCTGCTTGCGGACGGCCGCCTGATCGACCTCGGGGTGTCCGGGCACCGGTGGTATCCCACCTCGTCGCTGCGTACCGTCTGGCGGCCGGAGATCCCGGTGATGCTCAAGCTCTCGCTGGGGATGCGGATCACCAACTCGCGCCGGGTGCTGCAGCTCGACGAGCTGCGGCTCGGCGCGATGACCGCGAGGCTGATCGACGCCGGTCTCGGCGCGGCGCTCGCCGCCCGACATCCGAACTTCCGCCTCATCGGGGAGCCCGGTTGGGTGGCCGTCACCCGACCGGGAGGGGAGGGTCGGCCCCGAACCGGCCCCGCAACACCGCTGCGGATCGGGTCCGGCGAGCGGCGCGACGGAGGGCGCGACGAGGACGGCGTCGGGCTGGAGACCGCCGTCCGGGTCAATCCGTTCGGGTCAGTCGACCGGGTGGTGTGCGCCGCGGCACTCATCGCGCCCAGGCCCGAGCGGACCACGGACAGCCGTGGCCGGGCCCGGACGGCGATGCTTCCCCGGATCCTCACGACGCTGGCTGGCTCGCTGAGCGATCCCCTCCCGACGCTGACCGACGCCTGGTTCGACCGTTACCTGACCGTGGTAGCCGCCCCGGTGGTGGACCTCTACCTGCATTTCGGGATCGGCGTCGAGGCCCACCTGCAGAACACCCTGGTCACCCTGGACGCGGCGGGCTGGCCGATCGCCGGCTGGTACCGCGACAGCCAGGGCTACTACGTGGCCACCTCCGCCACGGCGGAGGTGCAGCAGCTGCTGCCCGGCTTCGGTACCGGGCTCAACGCGATCTTCGATGACGCGCTGGTGGCCGAGAGGACCATCTACTACCTGTTCGTGAACAACGTCTTCGCCCTCGCCGGCGCGCTCGGGGTCGCGGGTGTCGCGGACGAGCGCCGCCTGCTCGGGCGGGTGCGTGGCCTGCTCCATCGGCTGGACGAGGATGGCCCACGCGGGCGGGGGCTGCGACCACCCGCCGCTCGCCGAGCACTGATCACCAGGCTGCTCGACTCCCCCACCCTGCCATGCAAGGCCAACCTGCGCACCTGCGTGGACGGGCGGGACGAACTGGTCGGACCGGTGGCCACTCAGTCGGTGTACGTGCCGATCCCCAACCCGCTCCTGGAGGCCTCGTGA